The genomic region GCGGACTCGACCGAGCGCGACTCGGCGACGAGAGGGTCTCGCGCGCCCGCGCCCCGGCCGCGCGAGACGACGGAGCGGAGCGTGCCGGCGGTGTGGCCGGGCTTCGGGCCACCGGAGCCGGGCGCCGCGGGCTTCGGGCCCGCTGGCACGGACGGGTCGGGGGCCGGGCAGTCGAACGGCTCCGGGATCGGCGTTCCGGTGGCGGGCCAGGCGGGCTTCGGCGCCCCGGATCAGAGCGAGGCGGGGACTGGGGTCGCGGGTACAGGTACAGGTACGGGTTCGGGGGAGCCCGCATTCGGCGCCGCGGGCGCCGGTGGGTTCGGGCCCGGAGCTCAGGCGGCGAGTTCACCGGGGTCCGCAACCCCGACGCCGGGCGGCGGAACGGGCGTCTCGGCGGCGACCTTGATATCGCCTTCGGAATCGGCGTCAGTATCGGCGCCGGCTTCGGTATCGGCCTCCGCCGGGAGCGGATCCGAACCCGGATTCCCGACCGTGGACGACGGGACGGCGCCCGGGGCTCAGCAGCCGGCCGGCCATGGCCCTGTGGCCGGAGGCTCCTCCGTGACAACCTCGGTGGCCCAGTCCTCCGCTCCCCGGCGCAAGGGGAGAACCCTGCTCGCCGCCGCCGCGGTCACCGTCGTTCTGGCGGCGACCGGCGTCACCGTCGCCTTCCTGAACGGCTTCGGCACGGAACAGGGCGACAAGGTGGAGTCCGCGACGCCGAGCGGGGAGCAGGAGCGCGCCGAGGACACCACGCCCAAGCCGACCAACGGTGCCACCGGAGACGACGGTTCGGACGACACACCCGATGGGGACGACCCCAGCCCCGCCCCGGTCTGTGAGGCCGTCGGCGGCGGCAAGTACAACTGCGAGGTCTGGAAGACCGCCACGTCCTACACCGCCGCGGGCGCCGAGGTGGGCACTCTCAACGCGGGCACCAACTACTTCTACTGCCAGCGGAACCTCGGCCGCCGTGAGACCTACGGCGAGTGGACGAACGTCTGGTGGGCGCAGACCGACGACGACAGCGGCAACACGGACGTCTTCGTCAGCGACGTCTACATCAAGGGTGGCGACAACGACGCGCCGCTGCCAGGACTGCCCGTCTGCTGATCGCGTACGTACTTCTCCAGTCCGGAAGCCGTCGTCCACCCCTCGTCGGCGAACAGCCGGGTGCCCGCGGCACAGAGCCGCAGATCGCCGCGGGCCCGCGCGCAGAACTCCTCGGGTGTGGTGCCGAACAGGTGCCGCAACCGCGGTGACCCGGCGAGGAGTTCGGTGAGCAGCGGCCGCTCGCCGGGATGCCTCAGCGGTGTCCCCGTACCGTCGTGGAGGACTCCGCGCCGGTTGACGTAGAGGTGGGCGCCGTCGAGTGTGGCGCCCGACTCCAGCTCGATCCGGACATCGGCGGCGGGCAGCGGCACGCGGTCGTACGCACCGGCCGGGGCCGTGACTCCCTCGCTCGCGTCGACCGCCGCGAGCTGCGCCGGGTCCAGCCAGGTGAGGAACAACTCGCGGGTGTGCCCGGGTGCGTGGAAGGGCGACGCGGACACGTACCCCATCGCGCTGACGTGCGCGGAGACGCCCACCTCCAACCCGGTGACCCGAGCCTTCACCAGCGGGATCGGGGACGACAGCCCGTACTCCCGCATTTTGTGCCGGAGTTGAGCGGGGCAGGCGTTGGAGCCGACCGCCAGGACCGGGACGCGGTCCGGGAACGTGTGGCGGGTGAGGGGCAACAGCCGGTCCCCGTCCAGGAGTCCCGATTCCCGCGGCCACGCGCCCGGATAGGCCAGCGGGTGGTCGCGCGGCGCTTCGGCGAGGCCGAGGGCTTCCAGGGTGCGGTCGGCATCCTTGTCCGGAGGCGTCATCGGTCAGTCCGCGGGCGGCAGTTCGCCCGAGCCGCGGGTGATCAGACGCGTCGGGAGCTCGATGCGTTCAGGCAGGACGAGGGAGCCGTCGAGCTGACGGAACAGGCGCTCGGCGGCGGTACGGCCGAGCTGCGCGGCGTCCTGGGCGACAACGGTGACCCCGGGCTGGAGAAGATCGGCGAGCTCGATGTCGTCGAAACCGACCAGGGCGACGGAGCGGGGCCGCTCGGCGAGGACCCGTACGACGGTGACCGTCACCCGGTTGTTGCCCGCGAAGATCGCGGTGACGGGGGAGGAACCGGACAGCATGTCCTCGGTCGCCGTGCGTACCCGCTGCGGGTCGGTGACGCCCAGGGACATCCAGGCGTCCTCGACCGGGATCCCGGCGTCCTCCATGGCGGCGCGGTAGCCGCGCAGACGCTCGGCGGAGGTGTGGATGCGCGGCATGTCACCGATGAACCCGATCCGGCGATGGCCGTGCGCGATGAGGTGGGCGACGCCGTCGCGCGCACCGCCGAAGCTGTCGGAGAGCACGACGTCCGCGTCGATCTGGCCGGCCGGGCGGTCCACGAAGACCGTGGCGACCCCCGCCTTTATCTCGGGCTCCAGATAGCGGTGGTCGTCACCGGCCGGGATGACGACGAGCCCGTCCACGCGGCGCGCGCACAGCGCGAGGACCAGCTCCTGCTCGCGGTCCGGGTCCTCGGCGCTGGAGCCGTTGATCAACAGGGCGCCGTGGGCGCGGGCAACTTCCTCCACCGCACGGCTCAGCGGGCCGTAGAACGGGTCCGCGAGATCTTCCAGTACGAGGCCGATGCTCGCCGTGCGCCCCTTGCGGAGCACCCGCGCGCTGTCGTTGCGCCGGAAGCCCAGCGCGTCGATCGCTTCCTGTACGCGGCGCTCGGTGTCCGGGGTGACTCCGGGCTCGCCGTTGACTACACGCGATACCGTCTTCAGGCCGACCCCGGCACGCGCCGCGACGTCCTTCATCGTCGGACGGTTGCCGTAGCGGCTCTCGGTTCGGCGTGCGGTCTCGGCCACGATGCGCTGTCCTGTCCTGTAGTCCATGGGGCTGCGTCGGTCCTGAGGATGCTCGGTTGGTCGCCAGATCGGGGTGTGGCGTCGAGCATAGAGCCTGGACAACGTTGTCAGATGCGAGAGAGACTGTCCATCGCAATCACCGGATTACTCTCCTACCCTGCCCCACCGCGCGACCGGCCTGCCCTTTCCTCATGGTCCACACAGGATCCCAACGGGAGAACTCACACTGATGCACACCGACCTCGTGGCCGCGCTCGACATCGGCGGCACCAAGATCGCCGGAGCGCTGGTGGACGGCCACGGCCGGATCCTGCTGCGCGCCCAGCGACCGACGCCCGCGCAGGAGGACGGCGACACCGTCATGGCGGCCGTCGACGCCGTGCTCGGCGAGCTGACCGTCTCGCCGCTGTGGAGCCGTGCCACGGCCGTCGGCATCGGCAGCGCGGGCCCGGTGGACGCCTCCGCGGGCACCGTGAGCCCCGTGAACGTACCCGGCTGGCGCGACTACCCCCTGGTCGAGCGGGTCAGGGCCGCCGCGAGCGGGCTTCCCGTCGAGCTGATCGGCGACGGCGTGGCGATCACCGCGGCCGAGCACTGGCAGGGCGCGGCCCGCGGACACGACAACGCGCTCTGCATGGTCGTCTCCACCGGCGTCGGAGGCGGCCTGGTGCTGGGCGGGCAGCTGCACCCCGGGCCCACGGGCAACGCCGGTCACATCGGCCACATCAGCGTGGAGCTCAACGGCGACCCCTGCCCGTGCGGGTCCCGCGGCTGTGTGGAGCGCATCGCGAGCGGTCCGAACATCGCGCGCCGCGCCGTCGAGGGCGGCTGGCGGCCCGGGGCCGAGGGTGACGCCTCCGCCGCCGCGGTGGCCGCCGCCGCCCGCGCCGGCGATCCCGTCGCGGTGGCGTCCTTCGAGCGGGCCGCGCAGGCGCTGGCCGCCGGTATCGCGGCGACCGCGACCCTGGTGGAGATCGACATCGCGGTGATCGGCGGGGGAGTGGGGAAGGCGGGTGACGTCCTGTTCACGCCCTTGCGTGCCGCGCTGCGTGACTACGCCACGTTGTCGTTCGTGCAGCGGCTCACCGTGACGCCCGCGCAGATGGGTACGGATGCGGGGCTTGTCGGCGCGGCCGCGGCGGCTCTCAGCCGTCGGCCGAGCGCTACAACCGCGGGGGTTGGTGGCTGAGTTGCCCTCGGACTTCGGGATTTCGGTTATCCGAGCGTGGTGATGTGCCGGCCGGTGGGGGCTGGTCGCGCAGTTCCCCGCGCCCCTGGGTGTCTCGGGGCGCGGGGAACTGATTGGTTGGCCCGCACCGGTCCGCAACGGGCCGGTGTCAGCAGGTGAGTTGTGCGTCTGCCCAGTCGCCGTGGTCCGAGGTGATTCCGTTGCCGCCGTCCGTGACGACGAGACGTACCACCTGTGCTCCGCTCACGTCGGCCGAAATGGCCTGCGCCGCGTCGGCGTTGGTGAGTACGCCGGTCGATGCGGCCTTCGTGCCGTCGGCCCAGATCTCGAAGGCTATGGACCCGTCGGTGCCCTCCTCGTCGTCGACGCCGACCTGTGCGGTGACGGTCTCGCAGGCCTTGCCGGTGTAGAACTCGACGGTGCTGTCCGCGTGGACGCCGAGCCCGGTGGCGTACACGACACCGTTGATGGTGAGGGGCGTGCCGTCGCCCGCCGCGTCCTCGCCGTTGCTGGTGTTGCGCTCAACGGGACCCCAGCCGTTGAGCGCCGACAGCCAGGGAAGGTCGCCGAGCTGCGAGGTGCCGGAGGGCGGGGCCACGGCGACGGACGCCGTCAGGGGCAGCACGCTCTCGGCCCGCGCCCCGCTCGGAGAGCGGTACTTCGCCTTCAACGTCAGGTCGTACGACCCCGGGGGCGTGCCGACGGGCGCGGTCACCGTCCACTTGGTGCGCAGCGCCCTGCCGGTCGGGAGGGAGCCTGCCGTGGTCGGCGACTTGGCGTTCACCTTCCAGCCCTCGGGTCCGGTCAGGGAGACGGAGACGCGCTTCGCGGGCGTGCGGCCCAGGTCGGTGACCGATGTCGTCAAGGCGGTCGGCTTGCCCGCTTCGGTCAACGTGCTGCCGTCCAGGCCGAGTTCGACGGCGGGCGGGTTCTTGGCCCAGCGGCCGTCGGCCGAGACGCGGACGAGGATCGTGCCGTGGGCGGGGACGGTCGCCGAGATCGCGCCGGCCGTGTTGTAGCTCTTGTGCTGCCACAGGTCGCGCAGCTTGTAGGCGTCCGCCTCGGGCAGTCCGACGGCCTTCGCGTTCGTGGCGATGCGCTGGGGGCTGCCGGTCTCGTTGAAGAGGGCGACCACGCGGCTGCCGTCCTTCATCTCCTTGGCGACGACCCACCGGCCGCCTTCGGAGGAGAGCACGGCGCCCTGCTTGCCGAGCGGGTCCTGGTCGACCGCGATGACTTCCTTGTTGCCGAGGATGTCGAAGGTCTCGTCGGAGGCGGACCGCAGGTCCGAGCCGATGAGCAGCGGCGCGGCCATGATCGACCACATCGAGAAGTGCGTGCGGTACTCCGTGTCCGTCATCCCGCCGTTGCCGACCTCCAGCATGTCGGGGTCGTTCCACCGCCCGGGACCGGCGTACTGCGTGAGCGGCAGGTTCTGCTTCATGATCGAGAGCATCGAGCCCCAGTTGTCACTGATGTCCCCGGTCGTACGCCACAGCTGGCCGACGTCCGCCGCCCACTCCCAGGGCTTGTTCTCGCCCCACTCGCAGATGCTGTAGACGATGGGGCGGCCGGTTGTCCCGGAGGCGGCCTTCAGGGCGTCGCGCATCGTCGTGTAGCGCTGCTTGGCGTCCACGCCCTGGTTGTTGCAGTTGTCGTACTTCAGGTAGTCGACACCCCAGTCCGCGAACTGCTGGGCGTCGCTGTACTCGTGGCCGAGCGAGCCGGGGAAACCCGCGTCGTTGCACGTCTTCGTGCCCGCGCTGGTGTAGATGCCGAGCTTGAGTCCCTTGGCGTGTACGTAGTCCGCGACCGCCTTGATCCCGCCCGGGAAGCGGGCCGGGTCCGGCACCAGCTTGCCGTTGGCGTCACGGGCGGGCAGCGCCCAGCAGTCGTCGAGGTTGACGTACTCGTACCCGGCGCTCTTGAGCCCCTTGTCGACGAAGATGTCCGCGATCCCCTTGACCATGTCCTCGTTGAACTCCGCACGGCAGTGCGTGGAGTTCCAGTTGTTGAAGCCCATGGGCGGGGTGAGGGCGAGGCTGTCGTCCGCGGCCGGTGCGGCCAGTGCCGCTGACGTGACGGTCGATGCTCCGGTCGGTGCTTCGGCGTTGGCGGTCAGGACCGGGCCGGTCAGCCCCAGGGCGCCGAGCAGCCCCGCGGTGAGCGCGCCGACCGCTCTTCGGCGAGTCGTGCGGGTGGGAAGGTGACGCATCGTTACGTTCCTCCGTACTCGCGAAAGGTTGGATGTCCGCATGTCCGCGTCATCCGTGCGCGGTTATGGTAGGAGGTGTTGCACTGTGGTGGAAGGGGTGCGGTAGTGGTTGTTCGATATCCCGTCAAAACCCTTGACCCTGCGCCAATTAGGGTGTGAGATCCAAGTCGCGCGTGCGGTTGTGTTGAGTTGGGCCAGGGGAGGGCTCTCGGCGTCGTCATCGTCCGAGGGCGGCCGTGGTGGCTGACAGTGCGTCAGGACATCGGATGTCGCTGGGCTCGGCGACAGGATGACGGTGGGGCCGGAAAGCTCGACCGTGACCCATGGGCGGCTCGGCAGTTGAACCGGGCATGAAGAAGCGCAGCATGCTCGCCATCGCCTCCCTCGCCGCCGGATTCGTGGTGGCGGCCGTCACGCCGTCCCACTCCGCGGAGACCGACGCCCTCGGCAGCCTCGACGTACAGGACACCCTCAGCGCCGTCGACCAGACGGTCAGTGACGGCAGTCCGGCCATGGACGACAAACCTCAGGAGGAGCGGGGCTGACCTACGGGCCCGTCTGTCCCGACCAGCAGCCCGGCCCTGCGAGGGCCGGGCTTTCGCATGCGTCCGACCCGTCGAACGCGACCTCTTCACGGCCTGGTTTCCGTGGCAGGGTGGAGCGGGCAAGCCTCAGGGGGCCAACAGCAGAGGGGGAACCGTGATCGTTTGGATCAACGGTGCGTTCGGTGCGGGGAAGACGACCACCGCACGGGAACTGATCGACCTGATCCCGAACAGCACAGTCTTCGACCCCGAGTTCATCGGTGCCGAGCTGACGCAGCTCCTGCCCGCCAAGCGCCTCGCCGAGGTCGGCGACTTCCAGGACCTGCCGATCTGGCGACGGCTCGTGGTCGACACCGCGGCCGCGATGCTCGCCGAACTCGGGGGCGTACTCGTGGTCCCCATGACACTGCTCCGTCAGGACTACCGCGACGAGATCTTCGGCGGACTGGCATCCCGCAGGATCGCGGTGCACCATGTGCTCCTCGCCCCGGCGGAAACGATCCTGCGGGCGCGAATAGCCGACCGGGAGATACCGCCCGACCTCCCCGACGGGGAGATACGGGTGCGGCAGTGGTCGTACGACCACATCGAGCCCTACCACGCCGCCCTGGCCGGCTGGCTCACCGCCGACGCCCACCCGGTCGACACCAGCGCGCTCACTCCCTACGAGGCTGCCGTGCGCATCGCCGAGGCCGTGAGCGGCGGAACCGTCCCCGTCTGCGACATCGTGCAGACCCCCGAGCCCACCTCGGAGACCGTCGCCGCGGGCGTACTCCTCTTCGACGAGCAGGACCGGGTGCTGCTCGTCGACCCGACCTACAAGGCCGGCTGGGAGTTCCCGGGCGGCGTCGTCGAATCCGGCGAGGCACCCGCGCGCGCGGGCATCCGCGAGGTCGCCGAGGAGACGGGCATCCAACTCGTCGACGTACCAAGCCTGTTGGTCGTCGACTGGGAGCCTCCCGTACCGCCCGCCTACGGCGGACTGCGCCTCCTCTACGACGGCGGCCGGCTCCAGGGCGATGAGGCCCGGCGGATGCTGCTGCCGGGCCCCGAACTGCGCGCCTGGCGCTTCGTCACCGAGGAGGAGGCCGCCGGACTGCTGCCGCCCGTCCGCTACGAGCGACTGCGCTGGGCGCTGCGCGCACGGGAACGGGGAGCCGCGCTGTACCTGGAAGCCGGGGTTCCCAAGGGGTAGCTCTGTCCCGGCGACGGTCAGGGACGTAGGGCGTACGAGAAACGCGGGGTGTACGAGGGACGCGCGGTGCAACGCGCGGTGTAAGGGGACGAGGGGCGGACGAAGGACGTAGGGCGTGCCCCGGTTGTGTTGTGGGGCGCGCCCGCCGGGTCAACTCGGTCAGCTCGCCGCGTAGTTGCGCAGGAACAGCGCCTCCGCGACGGACAGCCGCTCCAGTTCCTCGGGCGACACGCTCTCGTTCACGGCGTGGATCTGCGCCTCCGGCTCGCTCAGCCCGATGAGCAGGATCTCCGCCCGCGGATACAGGGACGCGAGGGTGTTGCACAGCGGGATGGAGCCGCCCTGACCGGCGTACTGCATCTCGGCACCGTCGTACGCGACGCTCATCGCCTTTGCCATCGCCCCGTACGCGGGGCTGGTGGTGTCGGCGCGGAACGGCTGGCCCTGGCCGATCTGCTCGGTGCGCACCCGCG from Streptomyces sp. NBC_00878 harbors:
- a CDS encoding LacI family DNA-binding transcriptional regulator, which gives rise to MDYRTGQRIVAETARRTESRYGNRPTMKDVAARAGVGLKTVSRVVNGEPGVTPDTERRVQEAIDALGFRRNDSARVLRKGRTASIGLVLEDLADPFYGPLSRAVEEVARAHGALLINGSSAEDPDREQELVLALCARRVDGLVVIPAGDDHRYLEPEIKAGVATVFVDRPAGQIDADVVLSDSFGGARDGVAHLIAHGHRRIGFIGDMPRIHTSAERLRGYRAAMEDAGIPVEDAWMSLGVTDPQRVRTATEDMLSGSSPVTAIFAGNNRVTVTVVRVLAERPRSVALVGFDDIELADLLQPGVTVVAQDAAQLGRTAAERLFRQLDGSLVLPERIELPTRLITRGSGELPPAD
- a CDS encoding NPCBM/NEW2 domain-containing protein, which gives rise to MRHLPTRTTRRRAVGALTAGLLGALGLTGPVLTANAEAPTGASTVTSAALAAPAADDSLALTPPMGFNNWNSTHCRAEFNEDMVKGIADIFVDKGLKSAGYEYVNLDDCWALPARDANGKLVPDPARFPGGIKAVADYVHAKGLKLGIYTSAGTKTCNDAGFPGSLGHEYSDAQQFADWGVDYLKYDNCNNQGVDAKQRYTTMRDALKAASGTTGRPIVYSICEWGENKPWEWAADVGQLWRTTGDISDNWGSMLSIMKQNLPLTQYAGPGRWNDPDMLEVGNGGMTDTEYRTHFSMWSIMAAPLLIGSDLRSASDETFDILGNKEVIAVDQDPLGKQGAVLSSEGGRWVVAKEMKDGSRVVALFNETGSPQRIATNAKAVGLPEADAYKLRDLWQHKSYNTAGAISATVPAHGTILVRVSADGRWAKNPPAVELGLDGSTLTEAGKPTALTTSVTDLGRTPAKRVSVSLTGPEGWKVNAKSPTTAGSLPTGRALRTKWTVTAPVGTPPGSYDLTLKAKYRSPSGARAESVLPLTASVAVAPPSGTSQLGDLPWLSALNGWGPVERNTSNGEDAAGDGTPLTINGVVYATGLGVHADSTVEFYTGKACETVTAQVGVDDEEGTDGSIAFEIWADGTKAASTGVLTNADAAQAISADVSGAQVVRLVVTDGGNGITSDHGDWADAQLTC
- a CDS encoding NUDIX hydrolase — protein: MIVWINGAFGAGKTTTARELIDLIPNSTVFDPEFIGAELTQLLPAKRLAEVGDFQDLPIWRRLVVDTAAAMLAELGGVLVVPMTLLRQDYRDEIFGGLASRRIAVHHVLLAPAETILRARIADREIPPDLPDGEIRVRQWSYDHIEPYHAALAGWLTADAHPVDTSALTPYEAAVRIAEAVSGGTVPVCDIVQTPEPTSETVAAGVLLFDEQDRVLLVDPTYKAGWEFPGGVVESGEAPARAGIREVAEETGIQLVDVPSLLVVDWEPPVPPAYGGLRLLYDGGRLQGDEARRMLLPGPELRAWRFVTEEEAAGLLPPVRYERLRWALRARERGAALYLEAGVPKG
- a CDS encoding serine/threonine-protein kinase, with protein sequence MAQLGRGGMGIVWRALDEVLHREVAVKELRTFSDAAPPELANLGLRMQREARAAARVRHTGVVAVHDVAQVDGRPLIVMELVDGPSLDDIQRERGTLDAREVAGIGAKVMDALSAAHRVGELHRDVKPGNILLDRSVRVVLTDFGIATMEDPGDGSATHLTRSGELVGSLDYLAPERAQGHDPGPASDIWALGATLYAAVEGTSPFRRTSTWSTLTAIVAEPLPEPPRAGPLGPVLRQLMDKQPESRPTADEACRLLQAVADSTERDSATRGSRAPAPRPRETTERSVPAVWPGFGPPEPGAAGFGPAGTDGSGAGQSNGSGIGVPVAGQAGFGAPDQSEAGTGVAGTGTGTGSGEPAFGAAGAGGFGPGAQAASSPGSATPTPGGGTGVSAATLISPSESASVSAPASVSASAGSGSEPGFPTVDDGTAPGAQQPAGHGPVAGGSSVTTSVAQSSAPRRKGRTLLAAAAVTVVLAATGVTVAFLNGFGTEQGDKVESATPSGEQERAEDTTPKPTNGATGDDGSDDTPDGDDPSPAPVCEAVGGGKYNCEVWKTATSYTAAGAEVGTLNAGTNYFYCQRNLGRRETYGEWTNVWWAQTDDDSGNTDVFVSDVYIKGGDNDAPLPGLPVC
- a CDS encoding ROK family protein encodes the protein MHTDLVAALDIGGTKIAGALVDGHGRILLRAQRPTPAQEDGDTVMAAVDAVLGELTVSPLWSRATAVGIGSAGPVDASAGTVSPVNVPGWRDYPLVERVRAAASGLPVELIGDGVAITAAEHWQGAARGHDNALCMVVSTGVGGGLVLGGQLHPGPTGNAGHIGHISVELNGDPCPCGSRGCVERIASGPNIARRAVEGGWRPGAEGDASAAAVAAAARAGDPVAVASFERAAQALAAGIAATATLVEIDIAVIGGGVGKAGDVLFTPLRAALRDYATLSFVQRLTVTPAQMGTDAGLVGAAAAALSRRPSATTAGVGG